DNA sequence from the Gammaproteobacteria bacterium genome:
GCAGGGGCGGCGCATCCGCAACCCGGATGCCCCCGAGGCGGGGCTGCTCTGCCTGCTCGGCCCGGGTGAGCGCTTTCTGGGCATCGGTCGCGCCCTGGGCGGCGGCTGGGTGGCACCCCAGCGTCTGATGTCTCATCGCGTATGAGGCAGATTTTCTTACCAAAATTGCCACTTCCGTGCTAGAATTCGGCCCTTTTTCAGGAACCCGTATTTGGAGTATTGAGAGCATGTCTCTGAACGCCGAACAAAAAACCGATATCGTGAAGAAATACCAGCGCGCTGCTGGTGACACCGGATCCCCCGAGGTGCAGGTGGCCCTGCTGTCTGCTCGCATCGAGCACCTGACCAGCCACTTCGCGTCCCACAAGAAGGATCACCATTCCCGCCGTGGCCTGCTGAAGATGGTTAACCAGCGCCGCAAGCTGCTGGACTACCTCAAGAAGAAGGACGTCAGCCGTTATCAGGAACTGATCGGTTCCCTGGGTCTGCGTCGATAAATCCAAAGAGGTAAGGTTGAGCAACGTGACAGCTATCAAAAAGTCTTTCCAATACGGTTCCCATACGCTGACCCTGGAGACTGGCGAGATCGCCCGTCAGGCCACCGGTTCGGTCATGGTCAACATGAGCGACACCGTGGTCCTGGTGACGGCGGTGGCGAAGAAAGAGGCCGATCCGGGCCGTGATTTCTTCCCCCTCACGGTCAATTATCAGGAACGCACTTATGCCGCCGGTAAAATTCCCGGCGGTTTTTTTAAGCGCGAAGGGCGTCCCAGCGAAAAAGAGACGCTGACCTGCCGCCTGATCGACCGGCCGCTGCGCCCCCTGTTCCCCAAGGGCTTCACCAACGAGGTGCAGGTGATCGCCACGGTCATGTCGGTCAACCCGGAAGTCGATCCCGACATCCCGGCCATGATCGGCGCCTCCGCCGCACTGGCCATCACGGGCTCCCCCTTCATGGGCCCGATCGGCGCCGCCCGCGTCGGTTACCGGGATGGTGAATATCTGCTCAACCCCTCCAAGCAGGAACTGGCCGATTCCCAGCTCGATCTGGTCGTCGCCGGCACCGAAAAGGCCGTGCTGATGGTGGAATCGGAGGCGCAGGAGCTTTCCGAAGAGGTCATGCTCGGCGCGGTCATGTACGGCCACGAACAGATGCAGACCGTCATCAAGGTCATCAACGAGCTGGCGACCGAGGTGGGCAACCCCTCCTGGGGCTGGACGCCGGCACCTGCCGACGAATCCCTTGTTGCGGCCGTCGCCGGTGCCTGCGAGGCCGATCTGACCACCGCCTATCAGATTGCCGACAAGGTGCAGCGCCAGGACCGCGTCGCCGAGCTGCGTCAGGCCGTGGTCGAGAAGCTGGCGGTGGAAGAGGGCGAAGGTCCCGATGCCGAGGCCGTCAAGGAAACCTTCGGCAAGCTCGAAAAGCGCATCGTGCGTGGCCGCGTACTGGCCGGCGAAAAGCGCATCGACGGCCGCGCCAACAACACGGTGCGCCCGATCAGCATTCGTACCAGCGTTCTGCCGCGCACCCACGGCTCCGCCGTGTTCACGCGCGGCGAGACCCAGGCCATCGTGGTCGCGACCCTGGGCACCACCCGTGACGCGCAGATCATCGATGCCATCGAAGGCGAGCGCAAAGAGCACTTCATGCTGCACTACAACTTCCCGCCCTACTGCGTCGGGGAGACGGGCATGGTCGGTTCGCCCAAGCGCCGTGAGATCGGCCATGGTCGTCTGGCCAAGCGCGGCGTGCAGGCCGTGATGCCGAAGGGGGACGACTTCCCCTACGTGATCCGCGTGGTTTCCGAGATCACCGAATCCAACGGTTCCAGCTCCATGGCCTCCGTCTGCGGCACCAGTCTGGCGTTGATGGATGCCGGTGTACCCCTCAAGGCGCCGGTGGCCGGTATCGCCATGGGCCTGATCAAGGACGGGGACCAGTTCGCCGTGCTGTCCGATATTCTCGGCGACGAGGATCACCTGGGCGACATGGACTTCAAGGTGGCCGGTACCCAGGACGGCGTGACCGCCCTGCAGATGGACATCAAGATCGACGGCATCACCCGCGAGATCATGGAAACGGCGCTGGCCCAGGCCCAGGAAGGCCGTATCCATATCCTGGGCAAGATGGCCGAGGCGATCAGCGCGCCGCGCGAGGAGATGTCGGCCTACGCACCGCGCTTCATCACCATGCGCATCAATCCGGAGAAAATCCGCGACGTGATCGGCAAGGGCGGCGCCACGATTCGTGCGCTGACCGAGGAGACCGGCACCACCATCGACATCGAGGACGACGGTACCGTCAAGATCGCCTCGGTCGACAGTGCGGCCGGCGAGGAGGCTCGCCGCCGGATCGAGGAGATCACCGCCGACGTCGAGGTCGACAAGATCTACGAAGGCCGGGTCGCCAAGATCATGGACTTCGGCGCCTTCGTCACCATCCTGCCCGGACGCGACGGCCTGGTGCACATCTCCCAGATCTCCGAAGAGCGCGTCGCCAGCGTCAGCGACAAGCTGTCCGAAGGCGATATCGTCAAGGTCAAGGTGCTGGAAATCGACAAGCAGGGGCGGATCCGCCTCAGCATGAAGGCGGTTCAGTAAGCGAACCTGACCTTCGAATGCGGAAAAGGCCCCTGCGGGGGCCTTTTTTGTGCCCGTTGCAGGCGCCGGCCGGCATCCAGTGCCCCGGCTTTTGCGTATAGGCTAGTGTGACGGACTGCCCGGGAGGTGCCGGGATCGGCAGTGTTGAGGTACATCATGCGGATTGCAGCCTCAAATTCTGTTATGTTCGCGAAAAAGAGGCGATGGCCTATGCCGCCCGCACGCGGGGGCGAAGCGGGCCCGGTCCGGGCCTCCGCTGGCCGAAGCAAGGGATCTTTCATGCAAGATGAACTCAGCGATCTGCTCGCACGTTGCGGCCAGGGCGACCGGCGCGCATTCGAGCGCCTTTACCGGCTCGCATCGCCGCGCCTGTATACCGTATGCCTGCGTCTGTTGCGCAATGAAAGCCTGGCTGCGGACGCCCTGCAGGAAGGGTTCGTCAAGGTATGGAGCCATGCCGCGAGTTACAACCCCGGCAAGGGCGCCCCGATGACCTGGATGTCCAGCATCCTGCGCAACCGTTGCCTGGATCTGCTGCGCAGCATGAAATCTGCGCCGGCGGAGGTCGACGTCGAGTTCGAGGACATGGCCTTCGAAAGCCAGGAGCCGGGTCCGCTGGATTCGGTCGCCAGCGGACGCGATCGGGCGGCCCTGATGCGCTGCCTGGAGGCGCTGTCCGAATCCCAGCGGCAGAGCATACTGCTCGCCTTTTACCATGGGCTTACCCATTCCGAACTGGCCGACAGGCTGCAGACGCCGCTGGGCACGATCAAGGCCTGGATACGCCGCGGTATGCAGAGCCTGCGGGAGTGTCTGGAATGAAGCGTTATCAGAAGCCCGAAGTTTACGAGGCGCTGGCCGCCGAGTACGTGCTGGGGACATTGACCGGCCCGGCCCGGCGGCGCTTTGTCCAGCTCATGGAGGAACGCGCCTATATCCGCCATGCCGTGGAGGTGCTCGAGCAGCGACTGCATCCCCTGGTGGAAGACCTGCCGCCGACCGAACCCCCGCCGCACGTATGGCATGCCGTGCAACGCGACCTGCCGGAGGTCCGAAAACCACCGGGCATCGGCTGGCTGGCCAGCCTGGGATTCTGGCGTACGGCCACCTTCGCCTCGCTGGCACTGGTGTTGGTGCTGGGCGGTGTCTGGCTGGTTCGACCGCCGGCGGGCGGGGCCACGCCGGCCTTTGTGGTGGTGTTGAACTCGCAGGACCACAAGCCGATGATCGTCGCGACCGCCGATCACAAAACCAACATGCTCACCGTGAAGATGATGCACAAACCGAAGATGCCCGAGGACGAGGACATGCAGCTCTGGTGCATCATGAAGAACACCAAAAAGGCGGTGTCCATGGCCGTGCTGTCCCGCGGCCAGGAAAGCAGGATTCATCTGACCCGTGCAGACTGGCAGGCCCTGGACCATACCGCCGAGCTTGCCGTCAGCATGGAACCGCGGGGCGGTTCGCCGACCGGGCAGCCGACCGGCAAGGTCATGTATCAGGGCACCGTGATCTCGATGCTTTGAGTCTTCCTCAACGGGGAATCCCCACGGCTGCGCCGGTTTTAGATATGCCGGTGCAGCCAGTCCAGGACGCTTTTTTCCACCCAGCCGTGCTGCTTCATGCGCAGCGGGTGGGCGACGAATCCCACATGTCCGCCGTAACGGGCGAGTTCCAGCTCTGTCGTGGCGGAGAGCTCCTCGGCGTTCGGTACACTATCCGGAAACATGAAAGGATCGTCCTCGGCGTGCAGGATCAGCGTCGGGCGGCTGATGTCTTTGAGATACTGCCGGCTGCTGGCATCGCCATAATAATGATGCACGTCCCGGTAACCGTGCAGGGGCGCGGTAATCGCATCGTCGAATTCCAGGAAGGTGTGCAGATTGCGCAGCCGGGAGGGCTGATGATCCCGGCCCATCAGGCCCAGCCGCTGTTTGCGCTGTATGGTTCGTTTGAGACGACCCACCAGGTGCCGTTGGTACAGCCTGGAAAAACCCTTTTTCATGCGCCGGGCACCCGCACTCAGGTCGAAGGGTACCGAGACGGCCACGGCCGTGGTCAACGGGTTTGCATCCCGCGTCTGGCCCAGCCATTTGAGCAGGGCGTTGCCGCCCAGGGAATAGCCGATCGCGGCGAGCGGCTTGCCGGGGTACCGCGAGCTGATCACCTCGACCACTTGCGCCAGATCGACGGTGTCGCCGGCGGTGTAGGCGCGGGGCAGCCGGTTGGGCTCGCCCGAACAGCCGCGGAAATGCATCAGCACCGCCGTATAGCCCGCTTCGATCAGGGCATGCATGATCGCGCTGGCATAGTGCGAGCGAATCGAGCCTTCCAGTCCGTGCAGTACCAGCACGAGCGGACCCTGACGCACGGGTCCCCAATCGAGGTCCAGGAAATCTCCGTCCGGCAGCTCAAGCCGCTCACGCTGCAGGGGCAGCTTCGGGCGGGGTTTGAACAGCACCGGCCAGAGTGTCTGCAGATGGGGGTTGCGGAACCAGCGCGGCGGCCGAAAGGTGCTTTCGCGAATCATGCCGGGTGCGGCGTCAGCAAGGGCAGTTCGTGGCGCCGGGCATTCGCGGCGAGGAAGGTGCCGCGTCCGCCGGCCTGTTCGTCCAGCAGTGCCTTGCACTCGGAGGGTTCCCCGAGAATCGTGGCGAACAGAACTTCCAATTCGCGACCGTCCACCTTCAGGGCACCATAGGGGGTGCCGTCTGTTCCCGGCAGCCAGAACAGGCGCGGCGCCCAGCCTTTGGCCTGGATTGCGTCGCGCCGGTACCAGTCGATCAGTTTTCGTTCGAGTGCATCCATGTCAGTCTTGGGGTACCTTGACCTTCGGCTGCAGCGCCTTGCCGCTGTCCTGATCGTAGAATTCAGGGCCGATTTCGTTTAGTGCCCCGAACAGCTCACGGAGTTTACGAAATTCGTCCGGTGTCAGGGCATTGAGAATCAGGCGCAATAGCTCATCGCGCGTCAATACGATTTCGATATCGTCGCGGCGATAGAGATAACCGGGCCGGCCGGAAAGCCGGCTGGCGGCAAGCGGTTCGCCGAGCTGCATCGGTTTGTGGCCACTGTAATCGCCGGCACAGGCGACCATGAGGGCCATCGGATCGGGATAATGCTGTAATGCCCCGTCGGCACCTTCGATTTCCACTGTGGTCGAAACGGCGTTCATGGAGTGATTGGCCATGGCTGGTTGTGCTTGCTCTATAGGAACAATTTTAGAATTTGCCGCCACCCGGTGCATCCGGCCGTGGCAGACCGGTGCGGGCGTAATAAAACAGGATAACGATCAATACATGAGGGGGGTGAAACGACATGCGTTTTGTTGCTTTTGAGGATCAGGGCAGGTCGACTATCGGCGTGCTGGACGGAGACGAGGTCATTCCGCTCAAGGCGGCCGACCCCGCCCTGCCTGACAACCTGGTCGATCTGCTGCACTCGGACGGTACGGCGTTCGAGTATATCGAACATGCGGTCAAACGCGCCGTGACCCTGCAGAGGCATCCCCTCGAATCGCTGACGTTTCGCCCGGTTAGCGAAAATGCCGGCAAGTACTTCTGCCTGGGGCTGAACTACGCCGCACACGCGGACGAGGGCGGCTTCGAAAAACCCGAATCGCCGACCGTGTTCGTGCGCAGCGCCAGTTCCCTGGTCGCCCACGAACAGCCGCTGCTGCTGCCCCAGTGCACCGAACAGCTCGATTACGAAGGCGAGCTGGCGCTGATCATCGGACGCGCCGCGCGTCGTGTCCCGCAGGCGCGGGCCCTGGACTATGTCGCCGGCTACAGCTGCTTCAACGATGCCTCGGCGCGCGATTACCAGTTCAAGACCACGCAATGGACGCTGGGCAAGAACTTCGATGCCACCGGCGGCTTCGGCCCGATGTTCGTCACCGCCGACGAGCTGCCGCCCGGCGGGGCCGGGTTGCGGTTGACCACGCGTCTGAACGGCCAGGTCATGCAGGATGCCGATACCGCCGACATGATCTTCGGGGTGGCCGAAACCGTGTCGGTGCTGTCGCAATGCTGCACCCTGTATCCGGGCGACGTGATCGTGATGGGTACGCCGGCCGGCGTGGGCTTCGCGCGCAAGCCGCCGGTGTGGCTGCAGGACGGTGACCAGGTGGAGGTCGAGATCGAAGGTATCGGTACTCTGCGTAACCCCGTCCGCAAGGACGAACGCGATCCCGCCTGACCACCGCGACGGTTCCGGTCAGGCATAAAAATACCCGCCCCGGCGGAGCCGGGGCGGGCATAGGGTGCGTGCTTACGCCTTGCCCTGCAGCTGCAGTACCACCTGTTCGTTCTCCAGGGTGGAGGTGTCGGAAGTGATTTCCTCGCCGCGGGCGATGGTGCGCAGCAGACGGCGCATGATCTTGCCGGAGCGTGTCTTGGGCAGGCCGTCGGCAAAGCGGATCTCGTCCGGTTTGGCGATGGGGCCGATTTCCTCCGCCACCCAGTCGCGCAGCTCGTCAACCATCTTGGTGGCGGCATCGCCGGTGGGACGTTCGCCCCTGAGGATAACGTAGGCGACGATGGCCTCGCCCTTGATGTCGTGCGGACGACCGACGACGGCGGCTTCCGCGACGGCATCATGCGCGACCAGGGCGGATTCGATCTCCATGGTGCCCAGGCGGTGGCCGGAGACGTTCAGTACGTCGTCGATGCGGCCCATGATCCAGAAATAGCCGTCGGCGTCGCGCCGGGCGCTGTCCCCGGCCAGGTAGTACTTGCCGTCGAACATCGGCCAGTAGGTCTTGCGATAACGCTCGTCGTCTCCCCACACGGTGCGCAGCATGGACGGCCAGGGCTTCT
Encoded proteins:
- a CDS encoding sigma-70 family RNA polymerase sigma factor, whose product is MQDELSDLLARCGQGDRRAFERLYRLASPRLYTVCLRLLRNESLAADALQEGFVKVWSHAASYNPGKGAPMTWMSSILRNRCLDLLRSMKSAPAEVDVEFEDMAFESQEPGPLDSVASGRDRAALMRCLEALSESQRQSILLAFYHGLTHSELADRLQTPLGTIKAWIRRGMQSLRECLE
- a CDS encoding hydrolase — translated: MIRESTFRPPRWFRNPHLQTLWPVLFKPRPKLPLQRERLELPDGDFLDLDWGPVRQGPLVLVLHGLEGSIRSHYASAIMHALIEAGYTAVLMHFRGCSGEPNRLPRAYTAGDTVDLAQVVEVISSRYPGKPLAAIGYSLGGNALLKWLGQTRDANPLTTAVAVSVPFDLSAGARRMKKGFSRLYQRHLVGRLKRTIQRKQRLGLMGRDHQPSRLRNLHTFLEFDDAITAPLHGYRDVHHYYGDASSRQYLKDISRPTLILHAEDDPFMFPDSVPNAEELSATTELELARYGGHVGFVAHPLRMKQHGWVEKSVLDWLHRHI
- the rpsO gene encoding 30S ribosomal protein S15; amino-acid sequence: MSLNAEQKTDIVKKYQRAAGDTGSPEVQVALLSARIEHLTSHFASHKKDHHSRRGLLKMVNQRRKLLDYLKKKDVSRYQELIGSLGLRR
- a CDS encoding anti-sigma factor, whose protein sequence is MKRYQKPEVYEALAAEYVLGTLTGPARRRFVQLMEERAYIRHAVEVLEQRLHPLVEDLPPTEPPPHVWHAVQRDLPEVRKPPGIGWLASLGFWRTATFASLALVLVLGGVWLVRPPAGGATPAFVVVLNSQDHKPMIVATADHKTNMLTVKMMHKPKMPEDEDMQLWCIMKNTKKAVSMAVLSRGQESRIHLTRADWQALDHTAELAVSMEPRGGSPTGQPTGKVMYQGTVISML
- a CDS encoding fumarylacetoacetate hydrolase family protein, whose translation is MRFVAFEDQGRSTIGVLDGDEVIPLKAADPALPDNLVDLLHSDGTAFEYIEHAVKRAVTLQRHPLESLTFRPVSENAGKYFCLGLNYAAHADEGGFEKPESPTVFVRSASSLVAHEQPLLLPQCTEQLDYEGELALIIGRAARRVPQARALDYVAGYSCFNDASARDYQFKTTQWTLGKNFDATGGFGPMFVTADELPPGGAGLRLTTRLNGQVMQDADTADMIFGVAETVSVLSQCCTLYPGDVIVMGTPAGVGFARKPPVWLQDGDQVEVEIEGIGTLRNPVRKDERDPA
- the pnp gene encoding polyribonucleotide nucleotidyltransferase — protein: MTAIKKSFQYGSHTLTLETGEIARQATGSVMVNMSDTVVLVTAVAKKEADPGRDFFPLTVNYQERTYAAGKIPGGFFKREGRPSEKETLTCRLIDRPLRPLFPKGFTNEVQVIATVMSVNPEVDPDIPAMIGASAALAITGSPFMGPIGAARVGYRDGEYLLNPSKQELADSQLDLVVAGTEKAVLMVESEAQELSEEVMLGAVMYGHEQMQTVIKVINELATEVGNPSWGWTPAPADESLVAAVAGACEADLTTAYQIADKVQRQDRVAELRQAVVEKLAVEEGEGPDAEAVKETFGKLEKRIVRGRVLAGEKRIDGRANNTVRPISIRTSVLPRTHGSAVFTRGETQAIVVATLGTTRDAQIIDAIEGERKEHFMLHYNFPPYCVGETGMVGSPKRREIGHGRLAKRGVQAVMPKGDDFPYVIRVVSEITESNGSSSMASVCGTSLALMDAGVPLKAPVAGIAMGLIKDGDQFAVLSDILGDEDHLGDMDFKVAGTQDGVTALQMDIKIDGITREIMETALAQAQEGRIHILGKMAEAISAPREEMSAYAPRFITMRINPEKIRDVIGKGGATIRALTEETGTTIDIEDDGTVKIASVDSAAGEEARRRIEEITADVEVDKIYEGRVAKIMDFGAFVTILPGRDGLVHISQISEERVASVSDKLSEGDIVKVKVLEIDKQGRIRLSMKAVQ